The Candidatus Binatia bacterium genomic interval GAGTCGAAGGACCCCTTGTGCTTCCCAACGACCAGAGACCAGCGACCTACTTCAGCAGCTTCCACACGCTGCTGTAATCATCCGTCCACACCACCCGCGGCCCCTCTGACACCGTCACCTCGCCCGCCTTCATCAATTCCATCTGGTACGGCAATTCCTGCGCGCTGACCAGCACCCAGGTCGCACTGAAAATCTCCTTGTCATCGTCCGGTCCACTGCTGATAACCAGCGCCTTCTTGCCTAATCGCTCGGCCGCGCCGCGCACCACCGGAACCAGGTCCAGATACCGGTTCGACACGTGCACCGCCAGCACTCCACCCGGCCTCAGTTGCTTAAAGTAAAGCTCGAAGGCTTCCCGTGTAAGCAGATGCACAGGAATGGCATCCCCCGAGAACGCGTCCACCGCCAGGATGTCGAAATTGTCCCCGCTCTCCCGCTCCAGCGACAGACGCGCGTCGCCCGG includes:
- a CDS encoding fused MFS/spermidine synthase yields the protein FDPPDPRFRELVNGTINHGLQFMTPSMRRFATTYYSTSSGVGVVLMQEGKRGPLRVGVIGLGAGTLAAYGRWGDYYRFYDINPLVIDVANHQFTFLRDSLAKIDIVPGDARLSLERESGDNFDILAVDAFSGDAIPVHLLTREAFELYFKQLRPGGVLAVHVSNRYLDLVPVVRGAAERLGKKALVISSGPDDDKEIFSATWVLVSAQELPYQMELMKAGEVTVSEGPRVVWTDDYSSVWKLLK